In a genomic window of Lycium ferocissimum isolate CSIRO_LF1 chromosome 9, AGI_CSIRO_Lferr_CH_V1, whole genome shotgun sequence:
- the LOC132029948 gene encoding uncharacterized protein LOC132029948: MSSTSRAWVTAVSLGVVEALKDQGVCRWNHTIRAVHQHAKNNLRSYSQAKKLSSQSSSLVSTNKLELKEKVKKSEESLRKVMYLSCWGPN, translated from the coding sequence ATGAGTTCAACAAGCAGGGCATGGGTTACAGCAGTGAGCTTGGGAGTAGTAGAGGCACTAAAAGATCAAGGAGTTTGTAGGTGGAACCACACCATCAGAGCCGTACATCAACACGCCAAGAACAATTTACGGTCATATTCACAAGCCAAGAAGCTCTCTTCTCAATCTTCTTCATTGGTTTCTACAAACAAATTAGAATTGAAGGAGAAGGTGAAGAAATCTGAAGAGTCTCTTAGGAAAGTTATGTATTTGAGCTGTTGGGGTCCCAATTGA
- the LOC132029953 gene encoding uncharacterized protein LOC132029953 produces the protein MSSSRRAWIVAASVGAVEALKDQVGLCRWNYPLRSLAQHTKNNLRSYSQAKKLSSSSSLIARSDKAKQSEESLRTVMYLSCWGPN, from the coding sequence ATGAGTTCAAGCAGGAGAGCGTGGATAGTAGCAGCCAGTGTTGGAGCAGTTGAAGCCTTAAAAGATCAAGTTGGATTGTGTAGATGGAATTACCCATTGAGGTCTTTGGCACAACACACAAAGAATAACTTGAGATCTTACTCTCAAGCTAAgaaactttcttcttcttcttcacttatTGCAAGGAGCGACAAGGCAAAACAATCTGAAGAGTCTTTGAGGACAGTTATGTACTTGAGCTGTTGGGGTCCCAATTGA
- the LOC132029957 gene encoding uncharacterized protein LOC132029957, protein MSSSRRAWIVAASVGTVEALKDQVGLCRWNYPLRSLAQHTKNNLRSYSQAKKLSSSSLIARSDKAKQSEESLRTVMYLSCWGPN, encoded by the coding sequence ATGAGTTCAAGCAGGAGAGCGTGGATAGTAGCAGCCAGTGTTGGAACAGTTGAAGCCTTAAAAGATCAAGTTGGATTGTGTAGATGGAATTACCCATTGAGGTCTTTGGCACAACACACAAAGAATAACTTGAGATCTTACTCTCAAGCTAAgaaactttcttcttcttcacttatTGCAAGGAGCGACAAGGCAAAACAATCTGAAGAGTCTTTGAGGACAGTTATGTACTTGAGCTGTTGGGGTCCCAATTGA
- the LOC132029955 gene encoding uncharacterized protein LOC132029955, protein MSSSRRAWIVAASVGAVEALKDQVGLCRWNYPLRSLAQHTKNNIRSYSQAKKLSSSSLIARSEKAKQSEESLRKVMYLSCWGPN, encoded by the coding sequence ATGAGTTCAAGCAGGAGAGCATGGATAGTTGCAGCTAGTGTTGGAGCAGTTGAAGCATTAAAAGATCAAGTTGGATTGTGTAGATGGAATTACCCATTGAGGTCTTTGGCACAACACACAAAGAATAACATCAGATCTTACTCTCAAGCTAAgaaactttcttcttcttcactgaTTGCAAGGAGTGAGAAGGCAAAGCAATCTGAAGAGTCATTGAGGAAAGTTATGTACTTGAGCTGTTGGGGTCCCAATTGA
- the LOC132029951 gene encoding uncharacterized protein LOC132029951, protein MSSTSRAWVTAVSLGVVEALKDQGICRWNHTIRAVHQHAKNNLRSYSQAKKLSAQSSSLVSANKELKEKVKQSEESLRKVMYLSCWGPN, encoded by the coding sequence atgagTTCAACAAGCAGGGCATGGGTTACAGCAGTGAGCTTGGGAGTGGTAGAGGCACTAAAAGATCAAGGAATATGTAGGTGGAATCACACAATCAGAGCCGTACATCAGCACGCCAAGAACAATCTTCGGTCATATTCACAAGCCAAGAAGCTCTCTGCTCAATCTTCTTCTTTGGTTTCTGCAAAcaaagaattgaaggagaaagTGAAGCAATCTGAAGAGTCTCTAAGGAAAGTTATGTATTTGAGCTGTTGGGGTCCCAATTGA